In Oscillospiraceae bacterium, a single genomic region encodes these proteins:
- a CDS encoding HAD-IIIC family phosphatase yields MNLSYPFDSAELIKNKKKIKRELLNDNTVRIKKNIAFLGGSTTNDIVNMTELFLLSNGIEPSFYQSEYAMYWQEAMFENKELKEFKPDIIFIHTTLRNIEELPAMNDSEQRVEEMLEGAYKKFEAMWEHLKSEYGCTIIQNNFEYPFYRLLGNRDAWDIHGTVNFVNRLNDKFYAYARSNNGFYINDINYLSASMGLDNWCDLSFWYMYKYAMSMNGVVNLAFNLSNIIKSVFGKNKKTLVMDLDNTLWGGVVGDDGVENIEIGQEAADGQCFYDFQKYIKAHKQLGILLTVNSKNDEENALAGISHPDGALNKDDFTVIKANWENKDRNIIQTAAQLNLGADSFVFCDDNPVERDIVASSVEGIAVPKFDDPLNYIRTLDKNAYFEITAFSDDDLKRNEMYKANAQRQSLLYECADFGEYLKGLEMTAVIEGFIPMYYQRISHLANKSNQFNLTTKRYTVDEIQNVAEDKSYITLYGKLSDKFGDNGVVSLVIGRKDGKRLHIDLWLMSCRVLKRDMEFAMLDSLVQKCRENGIEEIIGYYYKTAKNSMVSELYKTFGFEKTEGFENGDSEWKLNIENYENKNKVIKVELK; encoded by the coding sequence ATGAATTTATCCTATCCTTTTGACAGCGCTGAGCTTATTAAAAATAAAAAGAAAATAAAAAGAGAACTTTTGAATGACAATACAGTCAGAATAAAGAAGAATATTGCTTTTTTAGGCGGTTCAACAACTAACGATATTGTTAATATGACAGAGCTGTTTTTGCTCAGTAACGGTATAGAGCCGAGCTTTTATCAGTCGGAATATGCTATGTATTGGCAGGAAGCGATGTTTGAAAATAAAGAGCTTAAGGAATTTAAGCCCGATATAATTTTCATTCATACTACTCTTCGCAATATTGAAGAGCTTCCCGCTATGAACGACAGTGAGCAAAGAGTAGAAGAAATGCTTGAGGGTGCTTACAAAAAGTTTGAAGCTATGTGGGAGCATCTCAAAAGTGAATACGGCTGTACGATAATACAGAATAACTTTGAATATCCCTTTTACCGTCTTTTAGGTAACAGAGATGCCTGGGATATTCACGGAACAGTTAATTTTGTAAATAGGCTTAATGACAAGTTTTATGCATACGCAAGAAGCAATAACGGATTTTATATAAACGATATCAATTATCTTTCGGCAAGTATGGGTCTTGATAATTGGTGCGACCTTTCCTTCTGGTATATGTATAAATACGCTATGTCTATGAACGGTGTTGTAAATCTTGCCTTTAATCTCAGCAATATAATAAAATCGGTTTTCGGAAAAAATAAAAAGACATTGGTAATGGATTTGGACAACACTCTTTGGGGCGGCGTAGTCGGTGATGACGGAGTTGAAAACATAGAGATAGGTCAGGAAGCGGCAGACGGTCAGTGCTTCTACGATTTCCAGAAGTATATAAAGGCTCATAAGCAATTGGGTATATTGCTTACAGTAAACTCCAAAAACGATGAGGAAAATGCCCTTGCAGGTATTTCCCATCCCGACGGAGCATTGAATAAAGACGATTTTACAGTAATAAAAGCCAACTGGGAGAATAAGGACAGAAATATTATTCAGACAGCGGCACAGCTTAATTTAGGAGCAGACTCCTTTGTATTTTGCGACGATAATCCCGTTGAAAGAGATATAGTTGCAAGCTCTGTAGAGGGTATAGCAGTACCGAAATTTGATGACCCTTTAAACTATATACGCACTCTTGACAAAAACGCATATTTTGAAATTACAGCCTTTTCGGATGATGACCTTAAAAGAAATGAAATGTATAAGGCAAACGCTCAAAGGCAGAGCCTGCTTTATGAGTGTGCAGATTTCGGAGAATATCTTAAGGGTCTTGAAATGACAGCGGTAATAGAGGGCTTTATTCCGATGTACTATCAGAGAATATCCCATCTTGCCAATAAATCAAATCAGTTCAATTTAACAACTAAAAGATATACCGTAGACGAAATTCAGAATGTTGCTGAAGATAAAAGCTATATAACTCTTTACGGTAAGCTGAGTGATAAATTCGGGGACAACGGAGTAGTTTCTCTCGTAATAGGAAGAAAGGACGGCAAAAGGCTTCATATAGACCTGTGGCTTATGAGCTGCAGAGTTTTAAAAAGAGATATGGAATTTGCCATGCTTGATTCCTTGGTGCAAAAGTGCAGAGAAAACGGAATAGAAGAGATTATAGGCTATTATTATAAAACAGCCAAAAACTCAATGGTAAGTGAGCTATATAAAACCTTTGGCTTTGAAAAGACAGAGGGCTTTGAAAATGGCGACAGCGAGTGGAAGCTCAATATAGAAAATTATGAAAATAAAAATAAAGTGATTAAGGTGGAATTAAAATGA
- a CDS encoding trypsin-like serine protease: protein MQEFDNNEKNIPTEDLNMTESTQDIAPIPEEQEAVGKVDFSITEETSHEIPESDNSEEEYVVDTNQVIYTEDFKQQEEAPSEQTPAEQGEQYTYTQFYQNKNQYENYSENGAQQQVPYTTSYGGQVNDQAYRNAIKKTNRKSVKAIVAVAVVIALLCVGGIITTGIYGIRDYLGYDNNNPSDTTEQSDNSSQSSNLPSIIKPAKTPEGALTIPEIIVKLKPSVVGVTAENVGSGTGIVMTKEGYVLTNAHVVEGAKTITIVSYDGKQYSAKLQGLDSISDIAVLKVDNAELTPAEFGNSSEAIEGETVVAMGNPYGLDLANTTTAGIISAIRNGITLGDTTMDLIQTDASINPGNSGGPLVNQFGQVIGITSLKIMSSSGTISEGLGFAIPIDTAKPIINEIVQYGYIKSRPMVGIMGQYLNEQYATALGLPAGILVQSTTQGTDAARKLQKFDLITKIEGKTFSSMDEFNSIKNKYKAGDTIELTVYRDDKEISVKLILSENYSN, encoded by the coding sequence ATGCAAGAGTTTGATAATAACGAAAAAAATATTCCGACTGAAGATTTGAATATGACTGAAAGCACACAGGATATTGCGCCTATACCCGAGGAGCAGGAAGCTGTGGGAAAGGTTGATTTCAGTATAACCGAAGAAACTTCTCATGAAATTCCCGAAAGCGATAACTCGGAAGAGGAATACGTTGTTGATACAAATCAAGTAATTTATACTGAGGATTTCAAACAGCAAGAGGAAGCTCCTTCCGAGCAAACTCCTGCTGAGCAGGGAGAACAGTATACCTATACTCAATTTTATCAAAATAAAAACCAATACGAAAATTACTCTGAAAACGGCGCACAACAGCAAGTGCCTTATACAACAAGCTACGGCGGTCAGGTAAATGACCAGGCGTACAGAAACGCAATTAAAAAGACTAACAGAAAGTCTGTTAAAGCTATTGTTGCGGTGGCAGTTGTTATTGCTCTTTTATGTGTAGGCGGAATTATAACTACAGGAATATACGGTATAAGAGATTATCTTGGTTATGACAATAATAATCCCTCTGACACCACCGAGCAAAGCGACAATTCTTCTCAAAGCTCAAACTTGCCTTCTATTATTAAGCCTGCAAAAACACCTGAAGGCGCATTGACAATTCCTGAGATTATAGTGAAATTAAAGCCCAGCGTTGTAGGTGTTACAGCAGAAAACGTGGGAAGCGGAACAGGAATTGTAATGACTAAGGAAGGCTATGTTCTGACTAATGCTCACGTTGTAGAAGGCGCTAAAACTATTACAATAGTTTCCTATGACGGAAAACAATATTCAGCGAAGCTTCAAGGTCTTGATTCAATTTCCGATATAGCAGTGCTTAAAGTTGATAATGCAGAGCTTACCCCTGCAGAATTCGGAAATTCTTCCGAAGCAATAGAGGGTGAAACAGTTGTAGCTATGGGTAATCCTTACGGACTTGACCTTGCAAATACAACGACAGCGGGAATAATTTCAGCTATAAGAAACGGAATAACTCTCGGTGATACAACAATGGACCTTATTCAGACCGATGCTTCTATAAATCCCGGAAATTCCGGAGGTCCTCTTGTAAATCAGTTTGGACAGGTTATAGGTATTACCTCACTTAAAATAATGTCTTCTTCAGGAACAATCTCAGAAGGCTTAGGCTTTGCAATTCCCATAGATACTGCAAAACCTATAATAAACGAAATAGTTCAGTATGGATATATCAAGAGTCGTCCTATGGTTGGAATTATGGGACAATATCTCAATGAACAATATGCTACAGCTTTGGGACTTCCTGCAGGTATTCTTGTTCAGTCAACCACACAGGGAACAGATGCTGCAAGAAAACTACAGAAATTTGACCTTATTACTAAAATTGAAGGAAAAACCTTCTCTTCAATGGATGAATTTAATTCCATTAAGAATAAATACAAAGCGGGAGATACAATAGAGCTTACTGTTTACAGAGACGATAAAGAAATAAGTGTAAAGCTTATTCTTTCTGAAAATTACAGTAACTAA
- a CDS encoding MBOAT family protein → MLFADLLFLFLFLPLCVASYFFTKKVQYRNIVLIVFSMIFYAWGEPTRIILLLASVVVNYFLALVIENNNKKGNAKVAKIAFIATLIYNIGMLGIFKYTDFMINNINGLFRTSIPLANIALPLGISFYTFQILSYVIDVYWEKVDAQRSFHKLLMYISLFPQLVAGPIVRYSTIAEEIDNRRSTLADISEGATRMIMGLSKKVLIANNLNLMVGECFGADITGASVVGTWLGVIAYSMQVYFDFSGYSDIAIGIGRMFGFHFDENFNYPFICRSISEFWQRWHISLSTFFRDYLFCVPIFGKRRPIASLFLVWFTTGLWHGASWNYVLWGLYFGVFLFIEVKIGKKRLKKAPTALMQLYSKLVIILGFGIFRFENMGDLGNFFKNLIGANGNSFINEQTQSAFLSYVFLFIVAVVACLPVAQSLKKLIKTCSYNVQAVMQIILTVYTVALLFACTAVLVDTFATNNPFLYWIF, encoded by the coding sequence ATGCTTTTTGCAGACTTGTTATTTTTATTTTTGTTTTTGCCTCTCTGCGTAGCATCATATTTCTTTACTAAGAAAGTACAGTACAGAAATATAGTGCTTATCGTATTTTCAATGATTTTCTACGCTTGGGGAGAGCCTACACGTATTATATTGTTGCTTGCAAGTGTTGTTGTAAACTATTTCTTGGCATTAGTAATAGAGAACAACAACAAAAAAGGAAATGCAAAGGTTGCTAAAATAGCATTTATTGCTACTCTTATCTACAATATCGGTATGCTTGGCATTTTCAAATATACCGACTTTATGATAAATAATATCAACGGACTTTTCAGAACGTCAATACCTCTTGCAAATATCGCTTTGCCCTTGGGTATAAGCTTCTATACCTTCCAGATACTTTCTTATGTTATTGACGTATATTGGGAAAAGGTTGATGCACAGCGCAGCTTCCATAAGCTTTTAATGTATATATCTCTTTTCCCGCAGCTTGTGGCAGGACCTATTGTAAGATATTCAACTATTGCAGAAGAGATTGATAACCGCCGCAGTACTCTTGCAGATATCAGCGAAGGCGCAACAAGAATGATAATGGGTCTTTCCAAAAAAGTACTTATAGCTAACAATCTTAATCTTATGGTAGGCGAGTGCTTTGGAGCAGACATAACGGGTGCCAGTGTAGTCGGAACGTGGTTAGGTGTAATTGCTTACTCGATGCAGGTTTATTTTGACTTTTCGGGTTATTCAGATATTGCCATAGGAATAGGCAGAATGTTCGGCTTCCATTTTGACGAAAACTTTAATTATCCTTTTATTTGCCGCAGTATTTCGGAGTTCTGGCAGAGATGGCATATATCCTTAAGCACATTTTTCAGAGATTATTTGTTCTGCGTGCCGATTTTTGGAAAAAGAAGACCTATAGCATCTCTTTTCCTTGTTTGGTTTACAACAGGCTTGTGGCACGGCGCATCGTGGAACTATGTACTTTGGGGCCTCTATTTTGGCGTATTTCTGTTTATTGAGGTTAAAATCGGCAAAAAACGTCTAAAAAAAGCACCTACCGCACTTATGCAGTTATACAGTAAGCTTGTAATAATTTTAGGCTTTGGTATTTTCCGTTTTGAAAATATGGGTGATTTGGGCAATTTCTTTAAAAATCTTATAGGCGCAAACGGAAATTCCTTTATAAACGAACAGACACAGTCGGCATTTTTATCATACGTATTTTTGTTTATAGTAGCAGTAGTTGCCTGCTTGCCTGTGGCACAAAGCCTTAAAAAGCTTATAAAAACCTGTTCTTATAACGTGCAGGCTGTAATGCAGATTATTCTTACTGTTTATACAGTTGCTTTGCTTTTTGCTTGTACTGCTGTTTTGGTAGATACATTTGCAACAAACAATCCGTTTTTGTATTGGATATTCTGA
- a CDS encoding HAMP domain-containing histidine kinase, translated as MKKQRVKLFSKLFLKFYLRIAVILLCSFAFISVMIFILLFKQNYEIKQKELVQVSKRVADTVSSFYEFPSSLDERAFKNTLSFFSDSTDCMIFITDVTGDIWAYVGSSTPPKQISHNLIEQTYKDGILTHMGKLDNLLQRKSFCVAIPYYSRGGSVLGVVVMAYPFINFYEPFKEITLISVLAVLAALFVSYVVMYVVVERMLRPIKAMSMAVKEMANGDFSRTIPVIGTDEISELSESFNEMAHSLGELEEMRYSFISNVSHELKTPMTTISGFVDGMLDGTIPLENHGHYLEIVSNESKRLTRLVNTLLDATRISEGKVKFNMIEFDVCSMITDIAETLQMEFDKKDIKVFVNVAKNPLVTVADEDAIYRVVYNIAENAIKFTQPGGKISFSVATDNKKIFVGIKNTGEGIKQTDIPYVFDRFFKADKSRGVDAKGVGLGLYMAKQIIKAHKENIWVNSVYKEYAEFVFTLPLK; from the coding sequence ATGAAAAAGCAAAGAGTAAAGCTGTTTTCTAAGCTTTTTTTGAAATTTTATTTGAGAATAGCTGTTATTTTGCTTTGTTCCTTTGCTTTTATCAGCGTTATGATTTTCATACTTCTTTTTAAACAAAATTATGAGATTAAGCAAAAAGAGCTTGTGCAGGTGTCAAAACGTGTGGCGGATACTGTGTCCTCATTTTATGAGTTTCCAAGCTCATTGGATGAACGGGCTTTTAAAAATACATTAAGCTTTTTCTCAGACAGTACCGATTGTATGATTTTTATCACCGATGTAACGGGGGATATATGGGCATACGTAGGGTCAAGCACTCCGCCGAAACAAATTTCCCACAATTTGATTGAACAGACGTACAAAGACGGGATATTGACACATATGGGTAAGCTTGATAATCTTCTTCAAAGAAAAAGCTTTTGTGTGGCTATTCCTTATTATTCCCGAGGCGGAAGTGTTTTAGGCGTTGTTGTAATGGCGTATCCTTTTATAAATTTCTACGAGCCATTTAAAGAAATAACTCTTATATCGGTTTTAGCCGTTCTTGCAGCTTTGTTTGTGTCATATGTTGTAATGTACGTTGTTGTTGAAAGAATGTTAAGACCTATAAAAGCTATGAGTATGGCAGTAAAGGAAATGGCAAACGGCGATTTTTCAAGAACAATTCCCGTAATAGGTACTGACGAAATTTCAGAGCTTTCTGAATCTTTTAATGAAATGGCACATTCCTTGGGTGAATTAGAGGAAATGAGATATTCCTTTATATCAAATGTAAGCCACGAGCTTAAAACTCCTATGACCACTATTTCAGGCTTTGTTGACGGTATGCTTGACGGCACTATTCCTCTTGAAAACCACGGACATTATCTTGAAATAGTTTCTAATGAGTCTAAAAGACTTACAAGACTTGTAAACACCTTGCTTGATGCTACGAGAATAAGCGAGGGTAAGGTTAAGTTTAATATGATAGAGTTTGACGTTTGCTCTATGATTACCGATATTGCAGAAACCTTGCAAATGGAATTTGATAAAAAAGATATAAAAGTATTTGTAAACGTTGCAAAAAATCCTCTTGTAACTGTTGCAGATGAGGATGCAATTTACAGAGTTGTTTATAATATTGCTGAAAATGCAATTAAATTTACACAGCCCGGCGGTAAAATTTCTTTTTCCGTAGCAACGGACAATAAAAAGATTTTTGTAGGAATAAAAAATACGGGTGAGGGAATAAAACAAACAGATATCCCATACGTGTTTGACAGGTTTTTCAAAGCCGATAAATCAAGAGGGGTAGACGCTAAGGGTGTCGGCTTGGGACTGTATATGGCAAAACAGATAATAAAGGCTCACAAAGAAAATATATGGGTAAATTCAGTTTACAAGGAGTATGCGGAATTTGTCTTTACTTTGCCTTTAAAATAA
- the aroF gene encoding 3-deoxy-7-phosphoheptulonate synthase → MIIILKENVKKANIDEVCSIASSMGITANPIVGSHTTVVGLVGDTSAVDSSRFELLPYVEKVMKVQEPFKRANRKFHPKDTVININGQKIGGKKIQIIAGPCSVETEEQITLIAQSVKNSGAEFLRGGAFKPRTSPYSFQGLKAEGLVYLEEAKKATDLPIVSEITNPFHIEMFNEYVDIIQVGARNMQNFELLKELGKLKKPILLKRGFSNTIEEFLMSAEYIMSNGNTNVILCERGIRTFETATRNTLDISAVPLLKKLSHLPVFVDPSHAAGINWLVEPLAKSAIAAGADGIIIEVHNDPKHALSDGNQSITPEEFEALVPKLKKVARAIGREI, encoded by the coding sequence ATGATTATAATTTTAAAAGAAAATGTAAAAAAAGCTAATATAGATGAGGTTTGTTCCATAGCTTCTTCAATGGGCATTACAGCAAACCCAATAGTAGGAAGCCATACCACCGTTGTAGGTCTTGTCGGCGATACATCAGCTGTTGACTCTTCACGTTTTGAGCTTCTTCCTTATGTAGAAAAGGTTATGAAGGTACAGGAGCCCTTTAAAAGAGCTAACAGAAAATTTCACCCCAAAGATACTGTTATAAATATAAACGGTCAAAAAATAGGCGGCAAAAAAATTCAGATTATTGCAGGCCCCTGCTCTGTTGAAACTGAAGAGCAGATTACTCTTATTGCGCAAAGCGTTAAAAACTCGGGCGCAGAATTTTTGCGCGGCGGCGCTTTTAAGCCCAGAACCTCTCCCTATTCCTTCCAAGGCTTAAAGGCAGAGGGTCTTGTCTATTTGGAAGAGGCTAAAAAAGCAACCGATTTGCCTATTGTTTCAGAAATCACAAATCCTTTTCATATTGAAATGTTCAACGAATACGTTGACATTATTCAAGTAGGCGCAAGAAATATGCAAAATTTTGAGCTTTTAAAAGAGTTAGGAAAGCTTAAAAAGCCTATTCTTTTAAAAAGAGGCTTTTCAAATACAATCGAAGAATTTCTTATGTCTGCAGAATATATTATGAGCAACGGAAATACCAACGTAATTTTATGTGAACGCGGCATAAGAACCTTTGAAACAGCAACAAGAAACACTCTTGACATTTCAGCTGTACCGCTGCTTAAAAAGCTCTCTCACCTTCCTGTTTTTGTTGATCCAAGTCACGCCGCAGGTATTAACTGGCTTGTGGAGCCTTTGGCAAAATCGGCTATTGCAGCGGGTGCTGACGGAATTATAATTGAAGTACATAATGACCCCAAGCACGCTCTTTCCGACGGCAACCAGTCTATCACTCCCGA
- a CDS encoding acyl carrier protein, with protein sequence MTEQEIMPVLTQIFREIFDDDSLVISRNTTADDIDDWDSLEHINLIAAVETQFKIRFKMKEVSSMKNVGEMIDIIAQRA encoded by the coding sequence ATGACAGAGCAAGAAATAATGCCGGTATTAACACAAATTTTCAGAGAGATTTTTGATGATGACAGTCTTGTAATCTCCCGCAACACAACTGCTGATGACATTGACGATTGGGACAGCCTTGAGCATATAAATCTTATTGCGGCTGTAGAAACACAGTTTAAAATCCGCTTTAAGATGAAAGAAGTTTCCTCAATGAAAAATGTGGGAGAAATGATAGATATAATAGCCCAGAGAGCATAA
- a CDS encoding phosphopyruvate hydratase: protein MKRFAQITDVFAREILDSRGNPTVEAQVLVDDSVIGIASVPSGASTGIYEACELRDNDKKRYFGKGVETAVEKVITDIAEELKGLNVIDQRTIDMTMIELDGTKNKSFLGANAMLAVSLATARAAAKTLELPLYQYLQGPFANTLPVPMLNILNGGAHATNNLDIQEFMIAPVGANSFSEGLRKSVEVFHTLKQLLNEKGLSTAVGDEGGFAPDLESDEKALELITDAIEMAGYKAGYDFKIALDIASSEWTQTSGIYRLSKRDIEYSGKELTEYLKKLCQSYPIYSIEDSASEEDIATWKEQTKELGENIQLVGDDFFVTNKARIENGIKEKIANAVLIKPNQIGTLTETIDAIYTAKNAGYRTVISHRSGETEDTFIADLAVAVNSGQIKTGAPSRAERTAKYNRLLQIEMQLDEYAKYGFNRY from the coding sequence ATGAAACGATTTGCACAGATAACAGATGTGTTTGCAAGGGAGATACTTGATTCCAGAGGAAATCCAACAGTAGAGGCACAGGTGTTGGTTGATGACAGTGTTATAGGAATAGCAAGTGTGCCGTCAGGTGCTTCGACAGGTATTTATGAGGCTTGCGAATTAAGAGACAATGACAAAAAAAGATATTTCGGAAAAGGCGTTGAAACTGCTGTCGAAAAAGTAATTACTGATATAGCTGAAGAATTAAAAGGGTTAAATGTAATAGACCAACGCACAATTGATATGACAATGATAGAGCTTGACGGCACTAAAAACAAAAGCTTTTTAGGTGCAAACGCTATGCTTGCCGTATCTTTAGCAACGGCAAGAGCAGCCGCAAAGACGTTAGAGCTTCCTTTGTATCAATATTTGCAGGGCCCTTTTGCAAATACTTTACCTGTACCTATGTTGAATATTTTAAACGGCGGTGCTCACGCTACCAACAATCTCGATATACAGGAATTTATGATTGCTCCCGTAGGTGCAAACAGCTTTAGTGAAGGACTGAGAAAAAGCGTAGAGGTTTTTCACACTCTTAAACAGCTTTTAAATGAAAAAGGCTTATCAACTGCCGTAGGAGATGAGGGTGGCTTTGCTCCTGATTTGGAAAGCGACGAAAAAGCTCTTGAGCTAATTACAGATGCTATAGAAATGGCAGGATATAAAGCAGGATATGATTTTAAAATAGCACTTGATATTGCATCAAGCGAATGGACACAGACAAGCGGAATTTACAGACTTAGCAAAAGAGATATCGAATACAGCGGAAAAGAGCTGACAGAGTATTTAAAAAAGCTTTGTCAAAGCTATCCTATTTATTCAATAGAGGACAGCGCTTCGGAAGAGGATATAGCAACCTGGAAAGAACAAACTAAAGAATTAGGCGAGAATATTCAACTTGTGGGCGATGATTTCTTTGTTACAAATAAAGCAAGAATAGAAAACGGAATAAAGGAAAAAATTGCAAATGCAGTGTTGATAAAGCCAAACCAAATAGGAACATTGACAGAAACAATAGATGCAATTTATACGGCTAAAAATGCAGGCTACAGAACAGTTATATCTCACCGTTCGGGAGAAACAGAGGACACCTTTATTGCAGATTTAGCTGTGGCTGTAAATTCAGGACAAATAAAGACAGGAGCTCCCTCACGTGCTGAAAGAACAGCGAAATATAACAGACTTTTACAAATTGAAATGCAGCTTGATGAATATGCCAAATACGGCTTTAACAGATATTAA
- a CDS encoding response regulator transcription factor: MTNKKILVVDDDNNICELLRLYLEKDGYRVKIANDGAAALESFTAYSPDIILLDIMLPKMDGWQVCREIRKKSDVPIIMITAKGETFDKVLGLELGADDYITKPFDTKEVVARIKAVLRRMSHGEKKDSEKEVNYENLCLNLSNYVLKIKGKVVEAPPKELELLYHLASNPNRVFTRDQLLDEVWGFEYFGDSRTVDVHIKRLRSKVENVSDKWSLKTVWGVGYKFEVL; this comes from the coding sequence ATGACTAACAAAAAAATTCTTGTAGTTGATGATGATAATAATATTTGCGAGCTGCTTCGTCTTTATCTTGAAAAGGACGGGTACAGAGTTAAAATAGCGAATGACGGTGCCGCTGCGCTTGAAAGCTTTACAGCTTATTCTCCCGATATTATATTGCTTGATATTATGCTTCCTAAAATGGACGGCTGGCAGGTCTGCAGGGAAATAAGAAAAAAATCAGATGTTCCGATTATAATGATAACTGCCAAAGGAGAAACCTTTGATAAGGTTTTAGGCTTAGAGTTAGGAGCAGATGACTATATCACAAAGCCCTTTGATACAAAAGAGGTAGTTGCAAGAATAAAGGCTGTATTGCGCCGTATGTCTCACGGTGAGAAGAAAGACTCTGAAAAAGAGGTAAACTACGAAAATCTTTGCCTTAATCTTTCCAATTATGTTTTGAAGATAAAAGGAAAAGTAGTGGAAGCTCCGCCAAAGGAGCTTGAGCTTTTATATCATTTAGCAAGCAATCCCAACCGTGTTTTTACCAGAGACCAGCTCTTAGATGAGGTATGGGGCTTTGAATATTTCGGGGACTCAAGAACGGTTGACGTTCATATAAAGCGTTTGCGTTCAAAGGTTGAAAATGTTTCTGACAAATGGTCTTTAAAAACAGTATGGGGCGTAGGCTATAAATTTGAAGTACTGTAA